In one window of Cololabis saira isolate AMF1-May2022 chromosome 23, fColSai1.1, whole genome shotgun sequence DNA:
- the LOC133424176 gene encoding E3 ubiquitin/ISG15 ligase TRIM25-like codes for MAQKGDHQEAFSCSICLEVLKDPVTIPCGHSYCMNCIKTYWDEEEKNLPSCPQCRQTFTPRPELVKSTMFAALLEQLKKIGLQAAPADHCYAVPEDVACDVCSERKLKAVKSCLVCLASYCQKHLQPHCDAAPLKKHQLVDPSKNLQDNICPRHAEVRKMFCRTDQKCICYLCSVEEHKGHDIVSAAAERTERQREMEVSQQQIQQQIQDREKDVKLLQQEVDAINQSADKTVEDSEEMFTELISLLQKKSSEVKQHIRSQQETEVRRVRELEEKLQQEITDLKRRYAEMKQLSDTEDHNQFLHSCLSLSPLNESTHSSGISIHPFRYFEDVTAAVSEVRGRLQYILRDIWTNVSLAVTDVDVLLSQPKPEPQPEPEPQPEPESRAGFLKYSCEITLDPNTVNERLFLSEENRKVTVMDEDQSYSDHPDRFTYVHQVLSRESLTGRRYWEVKMTVDGVCVAVSYKNISRSGEESGFGCNDKSWSLDCEPDGYRFWYNDIHTLISGPWTSRIGIYLDHRAGVLSFYSVSGTMTLLHRVQTTFTQPLHAGVWVNYPPGNSAEFCKLK; via the coding sequence ATGGCGCAGAAAGGAGATCACCAGGAAGCCTTTTCTTGTTCCATCTGTTTGGAGGTTTTAAAGGATCCAGTGActattccctgtggacacagttaCTGTATGAACTGTATTAAAACCTACtgggatgaagaggagaagaatCTCCCCAGCTGTCCTCAGTGTAGACAGACGTTCACCCCGAGACCTGAGCTGGTGAAAAGCACCATGTTTGCTGCTTTATTGGAGCAGCTGAAGAAGATTGGACtccaagctgctcctgctgatcaCTGCTATGCAGTACCTGAAGATGTGGCGTGTGATGTCTGCTCTGAGAGAAAACTGAAAGCTGTCAAGTCCTGTTTGGTCTGTCTGGCCTCTTACTGCCAGAAACACCTTCAACCTCACTGTGATGCGGCTCCATTAAAGAAACACCAGCTGGTGGATCCCtccaagaacctgcaggacaacatcTGCCCCCGTCACGCTGAGGTGAGGAAGATGTTCTGTCGTACTGATCAGAAGTGTATCTgttatctctgctctgtggaggaacataaaggccacgacatagtctcagctgcagcagaaaggaccgagaggcagagagagatggaggtgagtcaacaacaaatccagcagcagatccaggacagagagaaagatgtgaagctgcttcagcaggaggtggatgccatcaatcagtctgctgataaaacagtggaggacagtgaggagatGTTCACTGAActgatctctctcctccagaagaAAAGCTCTGAGGTGAAGCAGCAtatcagatcccagcaggaaactgaagtAAGGAGAGTCAGAGAGTTGGAGGAGAAGttgcagcaggagatcactgacctgaagaggagatacgctgagatgaagcagctctcaGACACCGAGGACCACAACCAGTTTCTGCACAGCTGCCTCTCACTGTCACCACTCAATGAGTCCACACACTCCTCCGGCATCAGCATCCATCCTTTCAGGTACTTTGAGGATGtgactgcagctgtgtcagaggtcagaggtcgactaCAGTACATCCTGAGAGACATATGGACAAACGTCTCACTGGCCGTCACTGatgtggatgttttactgtcacaaccaaaaccagaaccacaaccagaaccagaaccacaaccagaaccagagagcagagctggattcttgaagtattcatgtgaaataactctggatccaaacacagtaaaCGAACGGCTGTTTctgtcagaggagaacagaaaggTAACGGTTATGGACGAAGATCAGTCTtattctgatcatccagacagattcactTATGTTCATCAGGTCCTgagtagagagagtctgactggacgtcGTTACTGGGAGGTGAAGATGACAGTAGATGGAGTTTGtgtagcagtttcatacaagaatatcagcagatcaggggAGGAAAGTGGATTTGGATGTAATGACAAATCTTGGTCACTAGATTGTGAACCAGACGGTTATAGATTCTGGTACAACGACATCCACACCCTCATCTCAGGTCCTTGGACCTCCAGAATAGGAATTTAcctggatcacagagcaggtgttctgtccttctacagtgTCTCTGGAACCATGACCCTCCTCCATAGAGTCCAGACCACCTTCACTCAGCCGCTCCACGCTGGAGTTTGGGTTAACTACCCTCCGGGAAACTCAgctgagttctgtaaactcAAATAG